A stretch of Astyanax mexicanus isolate ESR-SI-001 chromosome 21, AstMex3_surface, whole genome shotgun sequence DNA encodes these proteins:
- the LOC125785812 gene encoding uncharacterized protein LOC125785812, giving the protein MVQMLKALIVPGVLAVAGCCWWWYSSRKKTPGTSQDNEKKEDELSSSSGEEQCAQSETRAPLSSPEELPLQDSVEDSQPAESSEQEIWLEEPIIIIEDPQTKDTTVSAIELPELSVADDLTFSSEDGQCAQSGTRAPVSSPEELPLQDSAEDSQPDGQCAESSPEELPLQDTTIEDPQAEDTPVSAVELPELSVVCLDLSASSEDRQCAQSETGSISLPISTAAPVSSPEDLPLQASVGDSQPAWSSEGKRLLEEPIMDKEDPPTKDVPASFLGRSTKPRVLSTSLPIFVRDEKYEAQMESLSQVAWDTVMDDWY; this is encoded by the exons ATGGTGCAGATGCTGAAAGCGTTAATCGTTCCGGGTGTGCTGGCCGTCGccggctgctgctggtggtggtataGCTCCCGGAAGAAAACTCCAGGTACCAGCCAGGACAATGAGAAGAAGGAGGATGAGCTTTCTTCCTCTAGTGGTGAAGAGCAGTGTGCACAGTCTGAGACTAGAGCACCTCTCTCAAGCCCAGAGGAGCTCCCCCTTCAGGACAGTGTGGAAGACAGCCAGCCAGCAGAGAGCAGTGAGCAGGAAATCTGGCTTGAGGAGCCAATCATCATCATAGAGGATCCTCAGACTAAAGACACAACAGTGTCTGCTATAGAGCTTCCAGAGCTCAGTGTGGCTGATGACCTGACTTTCTCTTCTGAAGATGGACAGTGTGCTCAGTCTGGGACTAGAGCACCTGTCTCAAGCCCAGAGGAGCTCCCCCTTCAGGACAGTGCGGAAGACAGCCAGCCAG ATGGACAGTGTGCTGAGTCAAGCCCAGAGGAGCTCCCCCTGCAGGACACCACAATAGAGGATCCTCAGGCTGAAGACACTCCAGTGTCTGCTGTAGAGCTTCCAGAGTTGAGTGTAGTCTGTCTAGACCTGTCTGCCTCTAGTGAAGATAGACAGTGTGCTCAGTCTGAGACTGGGAGTATTTCACTTCCCATCTCGACTGCAGCACCTGTCTCAAGCCCAGAGGATCTCCCCCTTCAGGCCAGTGTGGGCGACAGTCAGCCAGCCTGGAGCAGTGAGGGGAAAAGGCTGCTTGAGGAGCCAATCATGGACAAAGAGGATCCTCCTACTAAAGACGTACCAGCTTCCTTTCTGGGACGAAGCACAAAACCACGGGTTCTTTCCACCTCCCTGCCAATTTTCGTAAGGGATGAAAAGTACGAGGCTCAAATGGAGAGCCTTTCCCAGGTGGCGTGGGACACAGTAATGGATGATTGGTATTAA